gcacgcagcaccgatatctcccggcttacgctaccttggttctgaaggtgatacgccggtggggtctggggatgtgggagatcaggactctgacaacGAGGCTCCTCGATGAAAGAGtcttgttgacccatttccagaagcccctggcgctcaaggactgcctaagtcgggacctggagggagggttacgtttgcTGAATTCAACccggatccccttgaagttttaggacttgacttggcgctgctttcacgggagactgtatgtaaggggcaacttgaagagcaggcctctgattgacaggggttgcccccgtcaggagtgcagcggcGTGCTgaaaagcatggagcatttcctgcttcagtgcccctttaatacagaggtataccaacggttaggggtctccataggctggcctcagctggcacacctctcctatgcagagtgggcttatggagccttcagaggtcttgatggcagggaccgctgcactttattcctagttagcctagtggtcaggttccacatctggagtgcacagtGTTTAAtccgacggagctgaaagtcctccccgtggatacggtatgtaggaacatcctgggtgacctggtgaagctacattctgtggagtatgagaggccgggcacatctaaggcttcttttctatggagagggcttgtatttcgttagggatagtcttttcttaatcttctagggacaggatagggagagaggagggatagggcagggacaggttttccatgaagggtcagactgaggggcagactaaggactgTCTAGGGcgaattagggaaagaatagggagacttttttttaattcaaggGATAGTATATtgcgatgtctgtgcccggcttatcacctccaatcccggtggcgggctgtgagtgcaccatgaaggtttttgttttgatttgggcaaaatggaattaagtagggctgcaggagagccgaccttaggctttcgggttatgtatatagtatatattatgtatgttggtttATGGGagtttattatggttttgtatatattgtatatattcacgttttgggtggtaggtaggttgggtggggagttggggggagtgggattcacgccatcagccgtagcctggcacgtcccaaacattgaactctgggcacggattGGTGCagtgggcatggcccccaggctgcggcgggcacagtgtggtatttattaaaaaaaacaaaacaaaaccctggtgtggcttggcacgtcctgaactgaactctggacacggactggtggagcaggcttggccccaaAGCTGCActagggaaccccccccccccaaaaaaaaatgatatatatatatatatttttagttagttcttttatgccagtttggctcggtctttctgtttgtatttggttatttatgttgATGTTTATCTTATTGCTTACATTCGTTTTCTATGGgtacagtgcggtacggctggacctggagttatagtttacagggttttatgtagttatagtttccatagttttatattttaggtatatagttgtatattgtgttatatgttgagtgtgtatgtgtgtgggtgtgtacccGCTGTTTCTTTAATGAGAACTAGTGAGATGGTTGGCCAACGTTTTGAGATATTTCTGTTAGTGAAGATGAATGGACGGATTCATGTCATGATTTTATATGATTTGTAAGTCTGAAAATGAAACCTTTCCCATACAAGACAACGGGGGGTCTTCCTGATGGGTTGTCTTGTTTTAATGGTGAGCGGGAATGACCATGAATGCAGATGACTTTCACATACGAGGCCAACAGGAGGTTTTATACTTTAACATTTTAATGAATGATTGGTGACATCATAGGAGCTGAGTCACCTCCTCCTTGGTCCATCAGTATAAAAACTTGTAAATGTTTCAGTATTTTTCATCGTTTAGCAGGAAGGTCGTACTGATAGCAAAATATTTCGAAACCAACGAATCTTGTTATGAGTGTTGGAACATAGAAGGCTCTCGATCTCTTGAAACCCATCTTCTCATACATCCGCCAGGCATCAACTTGAGGGTAAGAGGTTTCCAAGATCACCGCCTCACAGCCTCCCTTCCGGGCAAAGTCAATGACCACCCTGCACAAAGCCTTGGCTATTCCCTTGCCTCGGTGCTTTCTGGGAACTGACATCCTTCTGAGCTCCACTTGCTTCTCTCCTCCGGGATGATGTATGGGGACAGCCGCTACCATCCCTGCTACCTCCCCTGAGGACTCTGCCACCCAAAAGCAGTAACCGTCTCTCTGGAGGTAATATTTGTGAATATCTGACATGTCATCAGCCAGACAGCGCCTGACGTAGTGCATGTAGATGTACTTGTGGATGAGAAATAAAACCCCTATGTCAATGATCACAGCTACAATGGACAGCAGTAATGACCCGGTGGTCTGCAAGACAACGAAAAACGTCAGTAGAAAAACTGCCCAGATACGTGGGAGACGGAGCGAAAAATGGAAAGATTTGGCGGTATGTTCTGTTatgccatcagcaaagatctCTCGAACCCGCTGGTAGTCGGAGTCCTTGTAGAGCCGGATCTGGTATTCAGACATGTTGCCTGCAATAGAAGGAGAACTATGAGTTATAGAACTGTAGTTGTATAGAACACCCTATATCTAATGCAACTTCTCATGGCTTTATTGCATCACTTTATGCAATTTATTTGCAAGCTCGGCATAATCTGATGACTCTATAACTTACAACAGGTAGACTCATTCAAACTTTGTAGTGACCAACTCCGTCTCCATCAGGTTAAGAGTgggagacaggggcgtaactataggggatgcaggggatgcggttgtacccgggcccaggagccttagggggcccataaggcctctcttctccatatagggaacccagtactataaataaaccatgatagttgggggccccgttacaagttttgcattggggcccgggagcttcaagttacgcctctggtgggaGGTAACAGGCCAAGACTATTGCACACATGCTAACGGACAGATAAACAcacatgtgtatgtgtatatatatattacagggtgtagtaaaaaaaacggttccagcactatatctcagAACTAATGTCCAATAGTGTAgttgaataggaagacatgaaTGCACTACATGATGGCCTGGAGCATGGGTCCCTGGTGGCCCCAGAAAatagattttaattttgtgttgtggcccctaagAGAGAGAGAATAAAACCGAAATGCAAAACCgaagagcagcatgtgagaagcagaaatccactttctgtgggccggctgctatgactgaagtaaggaagaTATATGCAACATGGCCTCCTTCTGGTCCGATAGATGAATCCCTGGATGATTGGCCCCTATCGTCACCTGCAGGAGATTCAGTTACCGATCCACATAGTGATCGAGACGATTGCGCCAAATTCCAACGCATACGTTCATGCTGAaatttaaataaattaaaagccGAGCCACAATCCATACGCTGcgttggggtgtttgcccctcatcagtatgtgGTAGGTTTCTGCTGTTTTGGGatgttctggcttggctttcaatgcccagtcattgttataaggcttgtataaagagtctaacattgacttgcaggaattctgccttccagtaggtggcgctgcagaggtattgctccatctcccttatttgaatttTACCAGAAATGAACACTTGATTGGATTTGACGTAATTTCTGCTTAAGCGCATGGAGGAGCCGAGCACTCcttcatgtattaggcacatcGTGCGCCAACAGAAAGATGGATCAGATTAGCTGTGAAGTGCCAGTCTTAAAAAATTTTCCCCATGCAGTCCCTGGCTAAGCAGTGCGTTACAACTGGTGCCCTGCCTGCCTTCCCCTTCCGATGATCGCAGTCCCCAACCTCCTTGTCCTGTCATATATGGCAGGCACCAAACCACCAAATCCAAACTGCTGTCTGGTTACTTTAGACACCCTCCCTAACTGAAGAATTGGTTCCATATAGTTCTGAAAAGTACTTTTGTATTCTGACTGATGCCTGGTTTGGCCCGTGCCtgattcacccagctttcccgtcTTCTCTTGTCCTGACCTCTGCTTGGGCACAGACCATGATTTATCTGTCTGACTGTTCCTTCAATATCACGCTGTGGTACTTCTGACCTGTCTGTATCAGCTGCCACTGAACGGAGTCTATTCTTAGGGTAACGACCTAGGGGTCCCTGCAGCTAAGACTAAATCACAATTGGAGGGGTATGCCACAGTAAACTATGCTAGACTTTTGACCAAGATGGCCATGTGAAGAAATTTAAGGCTGGACAGTAAGAAGAATTTTTGTATCGTAGCAGCAAATGCTCATAACATGTGCAGGACCTATGAGGATGGGAGTCTGCCATTTGTTGTGGAGTAACAAGggttgaagggctgtcacagtgcagagggatcagccctattctcatctgcacaaggaaaaactagaagcaatgggatgaaactgaaagggaggagacacagattagatattagacagtaagggggatcaatgagtggaacaggttaccacgggaagtggggagttctccttcaattgaagtgttcaaacagacagacatctgtctgggatgatttagttagtcctgcactgagcagggagttggaccagatgaccctggaggtcccttccaactctaccattctatgattcgatAAACCAGACCCAGCCATCACCTGCAATATTCCAGGTGCAGCATACTATAGCTGTGTCGGCCACTTACCAGACAGGTGACACAAAGTACGAGACAGCATGAGAGCAGTAATCCAAGAGAGGGGCTGGCCTAATGCCAAAGGTCTCAGCATAAGGTTAATAGAACGAAAGCATCTGGTGTAAGAAGTAACTGAGTTTTTACCTGCTTCATATCATTTAGTTGCTGGTTGTAGATGAATATCATTGTGTAAAAGTGCTAACATATTGTAAGGATGCTGTAAGACTGTAGAGTAGAGAGCAGCACTTTTTGCAGGAAGCCAACGTGCAAAAATATATAAGAACTGACCAAATCTGACAGAACCAGCCGTTATCCCAGATACATTCATCTTTTCAATAGTGCATTGACAAGACTATTTCATAGTAGCTATCATATGTTTTGGAACGTGAACAGATCAGACACCCCTGGAGCTCCAAGAACATTCAAAATTCTGCGTCACCAACCGGGAGATTAAAAATATCACTGGACCAACAGGGATTCTGGCTTCAGGTTCACTCTATGTGAACTCCACAACTCCACCAGTATTTATCGAAGCATTGTAGAGTATAACACACCTACTAGATGATATACCATTTTATTCATGTAACGACACGTTAGATACAGTCTCCAGTGGCAGAGGAATCGTCATGGTCGAATAAAGGCTGAGACTTTCCATCTTCCAGTGTGAATCACCATTATACTGCTGGAACATTATATTTATAGACCAGGACCCTAAAGTCCAAGACTCGACCCAGGAGACCCGGAGGGTAACAGTAATGTGTTTGCTTGAAGCCGAGCTTCTCGTACAATTTCCAGGCCCCAATTTGTGGTAATGTGGTCATCAGGACCACGGCCTCACAGCCGCTCCTCTGGGCAAAGTCCATCAACGTCTTACATAACACTTTGGCGATCCCTTTGCCTCTGTGCTGTTTGGCCACAGAGAGTCGCTTCAGTTCCAGATGTTTTTCTCCTCCGGGCTCAGAAGAAGGAATGGCAGCGACGGTCCCTATAACCTCACCGCCTGTGGACTCCACCACCCAGAAGCAGTAACCGTCCCGCTGCATGTAGTATTGGCCGATGTCCAACATGTCATGGGAGAGGGAGTGATCTATATAGGAGGTGTACATGTAACGGGCCCCGAACCATACTGCAACTAGAGCCGCAGTGAAGGCAAGGATGAAGGTAGTAACAGACACAAGGTTTAGGGCAGGAAGGACCAACGAGGCCAATGCAGGAAGCCAGATATGTGGCTGCCGTATCGCGTGCTGAAAGGCTTTACCAATGTGCTCCTTCATTCCGGAAGCAAACAGTTCCCTGGCCACATCGTAGTCAGAGTCCTTGTAGAGTCGGAGGAAGTAGTCAGACATGTTGGTGCTCTGCAAGAAAGGGCAAAATGTAACTAAAGGAAATGAATTATTAAAGGGCCGGTTCAGTCCTTTGTAGATAACGCGTCATCATGGTATAGTGACATCATCTGCTACCTTCTAAGCGACTTTGGGCTTCAATTACTCTGCTCCTCTTCGTACTTTTTCCATTTTCAGGGCATCCTTTCTGGTGCCGCATCTGAATATTTTACATGAGGCCGCACGAATGCTGTACAGGGGTGAAATTATGTTCCTGTACCACAAAGCCATACCCCTTTTAATACACAGTGGTATCTGCTGGCTATAGAAGCAGCTGATTGACATTGTGCTGTCATTTCGCCTAATGATTTCCATGTATGATACACCCTCTGCTGCTCTACAAGCCCTAGGAGGGACACAGAGCTTTATATCTATCCACAATGAACCTCGTCTGCCCAATAGAAGGTCTAGTGGTTTGGCTTATATCTCTATAGTTCTAGTGCAAATCGTCTTAACAGCTtagatattgactcatagggcaGCTTTCACTCCAATAGAGGGCgatgtggaggattattccattaacttatttgcatagcttttcccagggagcattgcatgactCGAAAGACTGCCTACACCTTCAGGGTGCTCTGTATAAGGAGAACTATTACCACCCTGATCTCCATATTCAATGTGGTTTTCTGCCGGATCCCGAATGCACTTCTGCCATGGTGCATCTGAAACATGTGAACCAGCCTAAGACATACACACTTCAGAAAGAGAATCCATCAGCCATGTTTAGGTGTGGGTCCCAAGCCCAAAGTCTCGTCTACGACcagaaggttgcaagtttgatccctgcgtgattcaggtagccggcgcaaggttgactcatccttccgaggttggtaaaatgagcacccagcttggtggtgggtggggggggtaataattacctgaaagcgctgcggaataagttggtgctatacaaataccatgatttattttatttttattttccctgGAGCCCATAGCACTCTAGTTATGGCACTGGATGACATCATCCTTGTAGAAGGTGGGCTTGTGTAATAATGTCCACCATTAGTCATGATCACTTTATACAATGAATGCACATGCGGTTTCTCTGCCATTACTCGCAGGGTCGGCGGACATCAGGTGCCGTCCAGCCGCTGAACTGAATGTGCTTAAGTGGCTGAACAGAATCTAAAGTCCGGTGACCCTGCGAGTAATGGCCGAGAAAGTGCTTGCGCCTTCATCATATCGCGTGCAAGTAAACGCACGCATATCCTTCTCACAGCGCCTGCGCAGGATTTCCTCAAAGGATAGAAAATGAATACGCTTATCTATCAAAACCGGGGAAGGTGGCGGCGCGGCTGCGCAGAACATCTCGTTCTTTTTACCTAATTTTAATACAGCACAGGAAAACTTCAAAAGAGGATTGTAAAAGTTGGGGAGCCGTATAACAGTATATAGCGGTGGGGCGATCTCCGCAGCAGCACTACTACAGGCAGAGCTTAGATTGCAGAGGAAGAGCCCGatgacagggtccctttaacAAAACTTGTACTTAGGGGTTTCTACACCCCCAAACCCTCCTACAATATAAGTTCATTGGGTTGGCTGCTGTAACAGCTAAACCAGCCCCTTCCCTGACTCGGCATCGGCCATGACATAGAAGGAGGGTGGCTTAGTTATTAATTTGAGTGGAACAGCCCCCTATGATGTAACGGGCGAGGTCCATGCCAGGTGATCCAGGCAGAAAGTGGAGATTCCAGCTTCACTAGTCTGGGATAGTATTAACCCCtctctagacaacccctttaatcctattGTCTATATAACTAATAATACTAGTGGCGCCGGCACTGAACCTCAGGGTAACGCATGTATAACCGGGGACTGTTCCGAGTAGGACTTCATTAGGTGTCTATGAGGGACCGTGAAAAACACCTCTAGAAGTCTAAAAAACTCTGTATCCACTGCTGCCCTTCTGTAGCCACATGCCACCCTGGGATGAGGGGGTCTCTGTGCCATGGAGCAGGTAGTCCTGGGAGGCTCAGCTGTGCACACTAGGTGCCCCTCCTATAATGAATGCCAGGCGCGCACAGGTCAATCACTGGGTTATAAGGCTCCATTAGCCTTGAGAGACCTGAGTCCTAACtataattattaaaggggttgtcccgaggcagcaagtgggtctatacacttctgcatggccataataatgcactttgtaatgtacattgtgcattaattatgagccatacagaagttataaaaagttttatacttacctgctccgttgctggcgtcctcgtctccatggtgccgactaattttcgccctccgatggccaaattagccgcgcttgcgcagtccgggtcttctcctcttctctatggggctccgtgtagctccgtgtagctccgccccgtcacgtgccgattccagccaatcaggaggctggaatcggcaatggaccgcacagaagccctgcggtccatgaagacagaggatcccggcggccatcttcagcaggtgagtatgaagacgccggaccgccgggattcaggtaagcgctgtgcgggtgggttttttaacccctgcatcggggttgtctcgcgccgaacgggggggggggggggtttaaaaaaaaaaaaaacccgtttcggcgcgggacatctcctttaagcccttCATAGCCGGCGCACAGATCTAGTGGTAGTCAGTTTGTTGGCGCTCTACAAGAAAGGGCAAAATGTAACTAAAGGAAATTAATTATTAAAGGGGCGGTTCAGTCCTGTGTAACTAAATCATCAGATTCATTGCCATCTTATGTACTCACACACAGAATCCATCACTTCCATGTGCGGATTGTTCACATGGGGTCCCAGAGTCATATGGTGTGGGAGGGATGTGCCATCAGGTGCCCCTCATACGTAGTGCAAGCCAGAGAGTGCCCCATAGACAGTGTTGGCCAGAGACCTTGTTCTCAAACATCAGCTCTTAGATTCCGCTGTTTATAATAATCCCCATATCAAACCCCGGCCCCACTCTGTATAATAATCTCCATATCAAACCCCGGCCCCACTCTGTATAATAATCTCCATATGAAACCCCGGCCCCACTATGTGTAATAATCCTCATATCAAACCCCGGCCCCACTCTGTATAATAATCCTCATATCATACCCAGGCCCCACTCTGTATAATAATCCCCATATCAAACCCCGGCCCCACTCTGTATAATAATCCCCATATCAAACCCCAGCCCCACTCTGTATAATAATCCCCATATCAAACCCCGGCCCCACTCTGTATAATAATCTCCATATGAAACCCCGGCCCCACTCTGTGTAATAATCCTCATATCAAACCCCGGCCCCACTCTGTATAATAATCCTCATATCATACCCAGGCCCCACTCTGTATAATAATCCCCATATCAAACCCAGGCCCCACTCTGTATAATAATCCTC
The sequence above is a segment of the Eleutherodactylus coqui strain aEleCoq1 chromosome 7, aEleCoq1.hap1, whole genome shotgun sequence genome. Coding sequences within it:
- the LOC136572380 gene encoding probable N-acetyltransferase CML1 isoform X2, whose protein sequence is MSEYQIRLYKDSDYQRVREIFADGITEHTAKSFHFSLRLPRIWAVFLLTFFVVLQTTGSLLLSIVAVIIDIGVLFLIHKYIYMHYVRRCLADDMSDIHKYYLQRDGYCFWVAESSGEVAGMVAAVPIHHPGGEKQVELRRMSVPRKHRGKGIAKALCRVVIDFARKGGCEAVILETSYPQVDAWRMYEKMGFKRSRAFYVPTLITRFVGFEIFCYQYDLPAKR
- the LOC136572380 gene encoding probable N-acetyltransferase CML1 isoform X1 → MTRNPEPDITEGARNQGKGLNTNRPGQQCPVAGEHSHGNMSEYQIRLYKDSDYQRVREIFADGITEHTAKSFHFSLRLPRIWAVFLLTFFVVLQTTGSLLLSIVAVIIDIGVLFLIHKYIYMHYVRRCLADDMSDIHKYYLQRDGYCFWVAESSGEVAGMVAAVPIHHPGGEKQVELRRMSVPRKHRGKGIAKALCRVVIDFARKGGCEAVILETSYPQVDAWRMYEKMGFKRSRAFYVPTLITRFVGFEIFCYQYDLPAKR
- the LOC136573291 gene encoding probable N-acetyltransferase camello, whose product is MSDYFLRLYKDSDYDVARELFASGMKEHIGKAFQHAIRQPHIWLPALASLVLPALNLVSVTTFILAFTAALVAVWFGARYMYTSYIDHSLSHDMLDIGQYYMQRDGYCFWVVESTGGEVIGTVAAIPSSEPGGEKHLELKRLSVAKQHRGKGIAKVLCKTLMDFAQRSGCEAVVLMTTLPQIGAWKLYEKLGFKQTHYCYPPGLLGRVLDFRVLVYKYNVPAV